Proteins co-encoded in one Pocillopora verrucosa isolate sample1 chromosome 1, ASM3666991v2, whole genome shotgun sequence genomic window:
- the LOC131780880 gene encoding T-complex protein 11-like protein 1: protein MDGPQDGANVSDSSEDSQRKTAKIVSHMALAHELLMDDSFKLQTELPQNSLERQVRDVVHKAFWDKLQEELNQKPPVFNQALSLLQELKENILSLLLPYQNSLKTHINEMLDLDLIKQQADHGILDISKLAQSIVGFLSKMCAPARDEQAKKILLNEDIVDLFREVFSLIDAMKVDMANFQLQTIKPHLMQQSVEYERKKFKDYLQSNPGGLMSTKVWLKRAAEVATGVGFRAAAEVSAEAVDTTDFKQKLQDADLIDVLVHGYLGIIFGEAGWPFPETLIMDEFRLAEMRWSVRRTTLIAAVLLVTLNTIGQQLASDAAYLANLKEVLYILLDGVPEGDFPSALPGVYEQTVRETEKLLQERGLNKLTSQQKDLLKGQTEGITSSDHTVFNLITTRTYDFMFNSIKRRFLQKGSRESGQSTQPSTPQGLTSVNTELSEITGRFSRVVGHNLAVFVPFYEDLLTEIKGS, encoded by the exons ATGGATGGCCCTCAAGATGGTGCGAACGTCTCTGACAGTTCAGAGGACAGTCAACGGAAGACTGCTAAGATTGTGTCACATATGGCTTTAGCACACGAATTGCTGATGGATGATTCATTCAAACTTCAGACGGAACTTCCTCAAAACTC aCTTGAAAGACAAGTTAGGGATGTTGTTCACAAGGCATTTTGGGATAAACTTCAGGAAGAACTTAATCAGAAGCCCCCAGTCTTTAATCAGGCATTATCCTTGTTACAAGAACTTAAGGAG AACATTCTTTCATTGCTTCTCCCATATCAAAATTCACTCAAAACACACATCAATGAAATGTTGGACCTGGATCTTATAAAGCAACAAGCTGATCATGGTATTCTGGACATCTCCAAACTCGCACAATCTATTGTTGGTTTCCTAAGCAAAATGTGTGCTCCAGCAAGAGATGAACAAGCCAAAAAGATCCTATTGAATGAAGATATTGTGGACCTTTTCAG GGAAGTGTTTAGCTTGATAGATGCAATGAAGGTTGATATGGCTAACTTTCAGCTACAGACTATTAAACCTCATCTTATGCAGCAGTCAGTTGAGtatgaaaggaaaaagtttaaagATTATCTTCAATCCAATCCAG GAGGTCTCATGTCAACTAAAGTTTGGCTAAAACGAGCAGCAGAAGTGGCAACAGGAGTTGGTTTTAGGGCTGCTGCAGAAGTCTCTGCAGAAGCAGTTGACACCACAGACTTCAAACAGAAACTGCAAGATGCTGATCTAATTGATGTGTTGGTGCATGGGTATTTAGGAATAATCTTTGGAGAGGCAGGCTGGCCATTTCCAGAG ACCTTGATTATGGATGAATTCCGATTGGCTGAGATGAGGTGGAGTGTTCGGCGAACCACTCTGATTGCAGCTGTGTTACTGGTGACCCTGAACACTATAGGTCAGCAGTTAGCCTCAGATGCGGCATATTTAGCCAACCTTAAGGAAGTGCTGTACATTCTCTTGGATGGAGTTCCTGAAGG TGACTTCCCTTCTGCTCTCCCTGGAGTGTATGAACAGACTGTGCGTGAAACTGAAAAGCTGCTGCAAGAAAGAGGACTGAATAAACTCACTTCCCAACAAAAGGACCTGCTGAAAGGACAAACAGAAGGAATCACATCTTCAGACCACACAGTGTTTAATTTAATTA CCACACGTACGTACGACTTCATGTTCAACAGCATAAAGAGACGATTTCTTCAAAAGGGAAGCAGAGAGAGCGGGCAATCCACCCAACCGAGTACCCCTCAGGGTCTAACAAGTGTGAATACGGAACTGTCCGAGATTACCGGCAGGTTTTCTCGTGTAGTTGGACACAACTTGGCTGTCTTCGTGCCTTTTTATGAGGACCTTCTCACTGAGATAAAAGGCTCTTGA
- the LOC131780906 gene encoding prosaposin, whose amino-acid sequence MSFASLAFVLFVASASATPLGQERCSWGPSYWCAKYKQAVECNALEHCRAKVWSVKDEVACDVCKELDPLIRAYLEKNATQTELVTLVEEACEKFAGPYAEVCKSLVDQYEPLLMNTILEYLADPQQACTTLGLCSSEVKQVDAKLIFKPLKKQMIKLVKPLALAAKHKPVVVKSKPVKASVECILCEFIMDKLDSILKQNATREEIEEALDKVCSYLPSSISSECTQFINQYGDAILQILAQELDPKEVCTALQLCTSQAKAMEKPKIHLPKSNETCEICDTVMTYLKMLLADNETQQEILNVLKQLCSYLPEQLSSECTAIVTEYGPAILNLIAESDPETLCEEIGLCSAFKKVTLKKEGKFCFLGASYWCENKFNAIQCNALKHCTDHVWN is encoded by the exons ATGTCGTTCGCTTCTTTAGCTTTTGTGCTTTTCGTTGCCTCAG CTAGTGCAACCCCTTTGGGACAAGAGAGATGTTCATGGGGACCATCTTACTGGTGTGCAAAGTACAAACAAGCTGTAGAATGCAATGCATTGGAACATTGTCGCGCTAAAGTTTGGTCTGTAAAAGATGAG GTAGCTTGTGATGTTTGTAAAGAACTTGACCCTTTGATCAGAGCATACCTGGAGAAAAATGCAACTCAA acaGAGCTTGTTACTCTGGTAGAGGAAGCTTGTGAGAAGTTTGCTGGACCTTATGCAGAAGTG TGCAAATCCTTAGTTGATCAGTATGAACCACTACTTATGAATACCATTTTGGAGTACTTG GCTGATCCTCAGCAAGCCTGTACAACTTTGGGATTATGTTCAAGTGAGGTGAAGCAAGTCGACGCCAAGCTCATCTTCAAGCCTTTGAAGAAACAGATGATAAAACTCGTGAAGCCTCTTGCTCTTGCTGCCAAGCACAAGCCAGTTGTTGTCAAATCCAAACCAGTCAAGGCCTCTGTGGAGTGTATTTTGTGCGAGTTTATCATGGACAAACTTGATTCTATCCTCAAGCAGAATGCCACTCGG GAAGAAATTGAGGAGGCTTTGGACAAAGTTTGCAGCTATTTACCATCTTCAATCTCTAGTGAA TGTACCCAGTTTATCAATCAGTATGGTGATGCAATCTTGCAAATCCTTGCACAAGAACTTGACCCAAAAGAAGTTTGCACAGCACTTCAACTTTGCACAAGTCAGGCAAAAG CCATGGAGAAGCCAAAGATTCATCTTCCAAAGAGTAATGAGACTTGTGAAATCTGTGACACTGTCATGACTTACTTGAAGATGTTACTGGCAGACAATGAAACTCAG CAAGAGATTTTAAATGTATTGAAACAACTTTGCAGCTATCTGCCAGAGCAGCTCTCTTCTGAG TGCACTGCCATTGTGACTGAGTACGGACCAGCCATTCTGAATCTGATTGCAGAAAGTGATCCAGAAACCCTATGTGAG GAAATTGGACTGTGCTCTGCCTTTAAAAAGGTGACATTGAAAAAGGAGGGCAAATTCTGTTTCCTTGGTGCCTCATACTGGTGTGAAAACAAGTTTAATGCAATCCAATGCAAT GCTTTGAAACATTGCACAGACCATGTGTGGAACTGA